One window of Saprospiraceae bacterium genomic DNA carries:
- a CDS encoding translation initiation factor yields the protein MQKKTLNSLQDLSLAYSTNKEGPPIQEDETPDLVNKNLQKVRVERYSKLKAGKSVCRIFGLEETDETLEKLCKQIKQKCGVGGSVKEHEIIIQGDQVEKVINILIALGYKNTKRSGG from the coding sequence ATGCAGAAAAAAACATTGAACTCATTACAGGATTTAAGCTTGGCGTATTCAACCAATAAAGAAGGGCCTCCTATACAAGAAGATGAAACTCCGGATCTTGTAAATAAAAATTTGCAAAAAGTTCGCGTTGAACGCTATTCAAAACTTAAAGCCGGAAAATCAGTCTGTAGAATATTTGGCTTGGAAGAAACCGATGAAACACTCGAAAAACTTTGCAAACAAATTAAGCAAAAATGCGGTGTTGGAGGAAGTGTCAAAGAACATGAAATCATCATACAAGGGGATCAGGTTGAGAAAGTTATAAATATATTAATAGCGTTGGGCTATAAAAACACAAAACGAAGTGGAGGATAA